The following are from one region of the Synechococcus sp. CBW1108 genome:
- the glsA gene encoding glutaminase A: MAPATQSTVILGLLQELHDRLSQCQEGAVADYIPELAKAVPRDFGIVVAMADGRIYAVGETEKPFTIQSISKPFAYGLALQQLSVEHMQRKVGVEPSGEAFNAISLDPETGRPRNPMINAGAIATSAQLQQLAGAGAEALLLHFFSQLAGRELSIDLEVYASERDTGHRNRAISHLLRNVSVIEGDVEPGLDLYFRQCAISVTCRDLGVMAATLACQGRNPLTGERPLDAPTTVQMLSLMGTCGMYDAAGQWLHDVGMPAKSGVAGGVLAVVPGQFGIAVYSPPLDSYGNSVRGVAACKELSERLSLHLYDQNPLGRSAIRRSYTGNHIQSRRWRTNTELVHLRDQGQSLRILHAQGVLDFYGTEQLLANLEGMARSARVIVLDMHHVQELLPNSLEMLIQTLGELDRQGIRVVISRAQGLIESPRWADLLAQTGIERVDELDIALELGEKLLLQAREARPDRPSPERPSLLLQLDPPQRQELESLLVPRTVKTGERVIRRGDDGDSLFLIVAGHFTTGVHVQFGSGDSRHSRLATFTSGMCFGEISFLSGKPRSADVVADEPGDLLVLSRDDFERLRLRSPETAIQLLLALSAELGGRLGRTSYQLSVMDHL, from the coding sequence ATGGCCCCCGCAACCCAGTCGACGGTGATCCTCGGGTTGCTTCAGGAGCTCCACGACCGGCTGTCCCAATGCCAGGAGGGTGCCGTTGCGGATTACATCCCGGAGCTGGCCAAGGCGGTCCCCCGGGACTTCGGCATCGTGGTGGCGATGGCCGATGGCCGGATCTATGCGGTGGGCGAGACGGAGAAGCCGTTCACCATCCAGTCGATCTCCAAGCCCTTCGCCTATGGCCTGGCGCTGCAACAGCTCTCGGTGGAGCACATGCAGCGCAAGGTGGGGGTGGAACCGTCGGGGGAAGCCTTCAATGCCATCAGCCTCGATCCGGAAACGGGCCGACCGCGCAACCCGATGATCAACGCGGGGGCGATCGCCACCTCAGCCCAACTGCAACAGCTGGCCGGTGCCGGGGCCGAGGCGCTGCTGCTCCACTTCTTCTCCCAGCTGGCTGGGCGGGAGCTCAGCATCGACCTGGAGGTCTACGCCTCGGAACGGGACACCGGCCACCGCAACCGGGCCATCAGCCACCTGCTGCGCAATGTGTCGGTGATCGAGGGGGATGTGGAACCCGGCCTCGACCTCTATTTCCGCCAGTGTGCGATCAGCGTCACCTGCCGCGATCTCGGTGTGATGGCGGCCACCCTCGCCTGCCAGGGACGCAACCCGCTCACCGGCGAACGCCCCCTGGATGCCCCCACCACCGTTCAGATGCTGAGCCTGATGGGCACCTGCGGCATGTACGACGCCGCCGGCCAATGGCTGCACGATGTCGGCATGCCCGCCAAGAGCGGGGTGGCCGGCGGCGTCCTGGCCGTGGTGCCCGGCCAGTTCGGCATCGCCGTCTACTCCCCGCCGCTCGACAGCTACGGCAACAGCGTGCGCGGGGTGGCCGCCTGCAAAGAGCTCTCCGAGCGCCTCAGCCTGCACCTCTACGACCAGAACCCCCTGGGCCGCTCGGCCATCCGCCGCAGCTACACCGGCAACCACATTCAGTCGCGCCGCTGGCGCACCAACACGGAACTGGTGCACCTGCGCGATCAGGGCCAGTCCCTGCGCATTCTTCACGCCCAGGGGGTTCTGGATTTCTACGGAACGGAGCAGTTGCTGGCCAACCTGGAGGGCATGGCGCGCAGCGCCAGGGTGATCGTGCTGGACATGCACCACGTGCAGGAACTCCTGCCCAATTCCCTGGAGATGCTGATCCAGACGCTGGGTGAACTCGACCGCCAGGGAATCCGGGTGGTGATCTCCCGGGCCCAAGGACTGATCGAGTCGCCCCGATGGGCCGACCTCCTGGCCCAGACGGGCATTGAGCGGGTGGATGAACTGGACATCGCCCTCGAGCTCGGCGAAAAGCTGTTGCTGCAGGCCCGCGAGGCGCGGCCCGACCGACCATCACCGGAACGTCCGTCGCTGCTCCTGCAACTGGATCCGCCCCAGCGACAGGAACTGGAAAGCCTGCTGGTGCCGCGCACGGTGAAGACCGGCGAACGGGTCATCCGCCGAGGCGACGATGGCGACAGCCTCTTCCTGATTGTCGCGGGGCACTTCACCACCGGGGTCCACGTGCAGTTCGGCAGCGGGGACAGCCGTCACTCACGCCTGGCGACCTTCACCAGCGGCATGTGCTTCGGCGAGATCAGCTTTCTCAGCGGCAAGCCCCGCAGCGCTGACGTGGTGGCCGATGAACCTGGGGATCTGCTGGTGCTCAGCCGCGACGACTTCGAGCGCCTGCGGCTGCGTTCCCCGGAAACAGCGATCCAGTTGCTGCTGGCCCTCTCCGCCGAACTGGGTGGGCGGCTGGGGCGCACCAGCTATCAGCTCTCGGTGATGGACCACCTCTGA
- a CDS encoding enolase C-terminal domain-like protein has protein sequence MRLRLRRFPLTKAVPLAISRGSTSAVEHLLVVLEHDGITGCGETGGFDTGHRAYETTAIAAELEALAPCLVPMAPEPLQALEPLLAGLSPPARCGLDLALHDWWGQRLGQPLHRLWSLDPGACVATSVTLGLGEPAAVLARLERWWQQLPATRIKLKLGSPDGLAHDLALLETVAAALEQRRRATGVACELQVDANGGWTLDAARAMLEPLARAGVVLLEQPLAPQADAEADTAGFAALHPLCPLPLVADESCWDLADLLRQAPHVDGINIKLLKSGGLAEALLMARTARRLGLGVMMGCYSDAALLNGAAAQLLPLVNWPDLDSHLNLVDDPFSGLHLDADVLVPPSGAGLGISLRQEPC, from the coding sequence ATGCGCCTGCGCCTGCGCCGCTTTCCGCTCACCAAGGCCGTGCCGCTGGCGATCAGCCGCGGCAGCACCAGCGCCGTGGAGCACCTGCTGGTGGTGCTGGAGCACGACGGGATCACGGGCTGCGGCGAGACCGGCGGCTTCGACACTGGCCACCGCGCCTACGAGACCACCGCCATCGCGGCGGAGCTGGAGGCTCTCGCCCCGTGCCTGGTGCCCATGGCGCCCGAGCCCCTGCAGGCCCTTGAACCGCTGCTGGCGGGGCTCAGCCCGCCGGCGCGCTGCGGCCTGGATCTGGCGCTTCACGACTGGTGGGGCCAGCGGTTGGGCCAGCCGCTGCACCGGCTCTGGAGCCTGGATCCGGGAGCGTGTGTCGCCACCAGCGTCACCCTCGGGCTGGGGGAGCCCGCGGCGGTGCTGGCGCGGCTCGAGCGCTGGTGGCAGCAGCTGCCCGCCACCCGCATCAAGCTCAAGCTGGGCAGCCCCGATGGTCTCGCCCACGATCTGGCCCTGTTGGAGACCGTGGCGGCAGCCCTGGAGCAGCGGCGCCGGGCCACTGGCGTGGCGTGCGAGCTGCAGGTGGATGCCAACGGTGGCTGGACGCTCGATGCCGCCAGGGCGATGCTGGAGCCCCTGGCGCGGGCCGGCGTGGTGCTGCTGGAGCAGCCGCTGGCGCCCCAGGCCGATGCCGAGGCCGACACGGCCGGCTTTGCGGCGCTCCATCCGCTTTGCCCGCTGCCGCTGGTGGCGGATGAGAGCTGCTGGGACCTGGCCGACCTGCTGCGGCAGGCCCCCCACGTGGACGGCATCAACATCAAGCTGCTTAAGAGCGGCGGCCTGGCCGAAGCCCTACTGATGGCCCGTACGGCCCGGCGGCTGGGGTTGGGGGTGATGATGGGCTGCTATTCCGATGCCGCCCTGCTCAACGGCGCCGCCGCCCAACTGCTGCCGCTGGTGAATTGGCCCGACCTTGACAGCCACCTGAACCTGGTGGACGACCCCTTCAGCGGCCTGCACCTGGACGCCGATGTGCTGGTGCCCCCTTCGGGGGCCGGGCTGGGCATCAGCCTGAGGCAGGAGCCATGTTGA